The following coding sequences are from one Gossypium raimondii isolate GPD5lz chromosome 4, ASM2569854v1, whole genome shotgun sequence window:
- the LOC105780741 gene encoding kinesin-like protein KIN-10B translates to METQSVKLGTPSKQATVSKVRVVVRVRPFLPQEITARNGNSKSCIFLLDHQDNDSSDEVSVHLKDPNTSRNESYRLDSFFDQEDDNVRKIFYREVNSLIPGIFHGFNATVFAYGATGSGKTYTMQGMEEHPGLMPLAMSTILSICQTTGCIAEISYYEVYMDRCYDLLEVKTKEISIFDDKDGQIHLRGLSRVPINTMSEFHQVFSCGIQRRKVAHTGLNDVSSRSHGVLVITVSTPCDDSSRPVLMGKLNLIDLAGNEDNRRTCNEGIRLQESAKINQSLFALSNVIYALNNKLPRVPYRESKLTRILQDSLGGTSRALMVACLNPGEYQESLHTVSLAARSRHISNVVSSAQKLQTPKEKVDMEAKLQAWLESKGKTKSAQRMGPFASRLVGKTPSSIRSMKKLDYNSSCKVKNSTKDDPSNTKDRGISVTSRNLFNNEDVDIEQIMLKPTMNLAEESSSKEETTTVENSVDTIGLSPSNERKTAMQSPLRKVLSPISSNIIPEAIKAQFSLSYEPKTPQNVGTPLNKFNAWSSNVKSSLVQEYIEFLNTASREELLGLKGIGSKMTEYIIELRETSPLKSLSDLEKIGLSSKQVYNLFSRAAKGIIE, encoded by the exons ATGGAAACCCAAAGCGTTAAATTAGGCACTCCCTCGAAACAAGCCACCGTTTCAAAGGTGAGGGTGGTGGTCAGAGTCCGTCCGTTTCTACCTCAAGAGATTACCGCAAGGAATGGCAACTCAAAGTCGTGCATTTTTCTTCTTGATCATCAAGATAATGATTCTTCTGATGAAGTCTCTGTTCATCTTAAAGATCCTAACACCAG CCGAAATGAAAGCTACAGATTGGACTCTTTCTTTGACCAAGAAGATGATAATGTCAGAAAGATATTCTACAGAGAAGTTAATTCTTTAATTCCAGGAATCTTTCATGGCTTCAACGCTACTGTATTTGCTTATGGGGCTACTGGTAGTGGAAAAACTTACACCATGCAG GGTATGGAAGAGCATCCTGGTCTAATGCCTTTGGCCATGTCTACAATTTTGTCAATATGCCAAACCACAGGGTGCATAGCAGAGATTTCATACTATGAGGTCTACATGGATAGGTGCTATGATCTTTTAGAAGTCAAAAccaaagaaatttcaatttttgatgacAAAGATGGGCAGATTCATCTAAGGGGCCTGTCTCGGGTGCCTATTAATACCATGTCTGAATTCCATCAAGTCTTCTCTTGTGGAATTCAGAGAAGGAAAGTTGCACATACTGGTCTCAATGATGTTTCCAGTAGAAGCCATGGTGTCCTAGTGATTACTGTTTCCACTCCTTGTGATGATAGTTCAAGGCCTGTTTTGATGGGGAAGCTGAACCTCATAGACTTAGCAGGCAATGAGGATAATAGGAGGACCTGCAATGAAGGCATTCGCCTCCAAGAGAGTGCTAAGATCAACCAGTCCTTATTTGCTTTGTCAAATGTGATTTATGCATTGAACAACAAGCTGCCCCGAGTGCCCTATCGAGAAAGCAAATTGACTAGAATATTGCAGGACTCTCTTGGTGGGACTAGCCGTGCCTTGATGGTTGCTTGCTTG AACCCTGGAGAGTATCAAGAATCTCTTCACACCGTTAGCTTGGCTGCAAGGTCTCGTCATATTTCAAATGTCGTTTCTTCAGCTCAAAAGCTACAGACACCAAAGGAAAAAGTTGATATGGAAGCAAAACTACAAGCTTGGCTTGAATCAAAAGGCAAGACAAAGAGTGCACAAAGAATGGGACCATTCGCTTCTCGATTAGTAGGCAAAACACCCAGTTCCATACGCTCTATGAAGAAGCTTGATTACAACAGCTCTTGCAAAGTAAAAAATTCTACCAAAGATGATCCTTCTAATACCAAAGACAG GGGCATATCCGTGACTTCCAGAAATTTATTCAACAATGAAGATGTTGATATTGAGCAGATCATGTTGAAACCAACTATGAACTTAGCTG AAGAATCATCCAGCAAGGAAGAGACTACAACAGTCGAAAACTCTGTCGATACCATCGGCTTATCTCCAAGTAATGAGAGGAAAACTGCAATGCAAAGCCCTTTAAGAAAGGTCCTCTCCCCCATCAGTTCCAATATAATTCCAGAAGCCATCAAGGCTCAATTTTCCTTATCATATGAGCCAAAAACTCCCCAAAATGTTGGCACTccactaaataaatttaatgcgTGGAGTTCTAACGTGAAG AGCTCTCTCGTTCAAGAATATATTGAATTCTTAAATACGGCTAGCAG AGAAGAGTTACTAGGCCTAAAG gGTATTGGATCGAAGATGACAGAATACATAATTGAACTTAGAGAAACAAGCCCTTTAAAATCG CTAAGTGACTTGGAAAAGATTGGTCTTTCATCAAAGCAGGTTTACAACTTGTTCAGCAGAGCTGCAAAAGGAATTATTGAGTGA